A region of Rhodamnia argentea isolate NSW1041297 chromosome 9, ASM2092103v1, whole genome shotgun sequence DNA encodes the following proteins:
- the LOC115740848 gene encoding uncharacterized protein LOC115740848, whose product MPSQDYMDKLQVRQNYRNLWHTDLMHTIQADTGYCCFAFWCAPCASYLLRKRALYNDMSRYVCCAGYMPCSGRCGESRCPEFCLCTEVFLCFGNSVASTRFWLQDEFNIQTTQCDNCIIGFMFCLQQLACIFSIVAMLVGSEEISEASQLLNLLSDLVYCTVCACMQTQHKVEMDKRDGMFGDRPMAVPPVQQMSRIDQPIPPSAGYPPPPPPQGYGYPPPPQGYPAPNYPPAGYPPPGYPPAGYPK is encoded by the exons ATGCCGTCTCAAGATTACATGGACAAGCTGCAGGTCCGGCAAAACTACCGGAACCTGTGGCACACTGATCTGATGCACACCATTCAAGCTGATACTGGCT ATTGCTGCTTTGCCTTCTGGTG TGCACCATGTGCTTCATACTTGCTCCGTAAAAGAGCCCTTTACAATGACATGTCA AGATATGTCTGTTGTGCTGGTTACATGCCATGTAGTGGTAGATGTGGAGAGAGTCGATGCCCCGAGTTTTGTCTCTGCACCGAG GTTTTTCTCTGCTTCGGAAATTCGGTGGCCTCCACTCGCTTTTGGTTGCAAGATGAGTTCAACATACAGACTACACAATGTGACAATTGTATCATA GGCTTTATGTTCTGCCTCCAACAACTTGCCTGCATATTCTCAATAGTTGCTATGCTAGTTGGGAGTGAAGAAATTTCAGAGGCTTCTCAGTTGCTAAACTTGTTGTCTGATTTGGTTTATTGCAC GGTTTGTGCTTGCATGCAG ACACAACACAAGGTTGAGATGGACAAACGAGATGGCATGTTTGGGGACCGACCCATGGCCGTGCCTCCTGTTCAGCAGATGTCCCGCATTGATCAGCCTATTCCTCCCTCAGCCGGTTATCCACCTCCGCCACCACCGCAGGGTTATGGCTATCCGCCTCCCCCTCAGGGTTATCCTGCTCCTAATTATCCTCCCGCAGGTTATCCTCCGCCTGGGTATCCGCCTGCTGGCTATCCAAAGTGA
- the LOC115740806 gene encoding zinc finger protein CONSTANS-LIKE 2-like isoform X2, which yields MSSSYDLYACDEELQFLSDPFFPFTDTDSHIDILQSISDTQNPLDESPDDHSLHQLSSSFLSSSPPCYQLGSLSLYQANQLQTVPNGSNMSNGAQILGGYEVKSEEPQLCNEAYPYLARSYSGPGNVAKYLQRNYSSNSVDGSSVLFHRPLFDAAVESPDFQSHQALSSPEHCLLGGQIRRACSTGDLQSTGTPQSTPRSFSSPLATESSFTEEANAKVGRYSAEERKERILKYRAKRTQRNFNKTIKYACRKTLADNRPRIRGRFARNDETGYVHKVASSARDDDDEEFWMALHEEEQQGGRGGPFFTTYSQPQFQYYGY from the exons ATGTCATCCTCATATGATCTCTATGCCTGTGATGAAGAGTTGCAGTTCCTGTCTGACCCATTCTTCCCTTTCACTGACACTGACTCACACATTGACatcctccagtccatctcagACACCCAAAACCCACTTGATGAGTCTCCTGATGACCATTCTCTTCACCAACTCTCCAGCTCTTTCCTCTCATCTTCACCTCCATGTTACCAGCTCGGAAGCTTGAGCCTTTATCAGGCAAACCAGCTTCAAACGGTGCCAAATGGTTCGAATATGTCCAATGGTGCTCAGATTCTTGGCGGTTATGAGGTCAAGAGTGAGGAACCCCAATTGTGTAATGAGGCTTACCCATATCTTGCTCGTAGTTATAGTGGGCCCGGGAATGTGGCCAAGTACTTGCAGAGGAACTATAGCAGCAACTCTGTGGATGGGAGTTCTGTCCTGTTTCATCGGCCTTTGTTCGATGCTGCCGTGGAGTCTCCGGATTTCCAGTCCCACCAGGCCTTGAGCTCGCCTGAGCATTGCCTGTTGGGTGGTCAAATCAGGAGGGCGTGCAGCACAGGAGACTTGCAG AGCACTGGAACACCCCAATCCACACCACGATCCTTCTCGAGCCCTCTGGCCACAGAGAGCTCCTTCACTGAGGAAGCAAATGCCAAAGTTGGACGTTACAGTgcagaagaaaggaaggagaggatCCTCAAGTACAGAGCCAAACGCACCCAGAGAAACTTCAACAAGACGATCAAG TACGCATGCCGCAAGACGCTAGCCGACAACAGACCGCGCATACGTGGCAGATTCGCACGTAACGACGAAACCGGCTATGTTCACAAGGTTGCGTCCTCTGCTAGAGATGACGACGACGAGGAGTTCTGG ATGGCTTTGCATGAGGAGGAACAacaaggaggaagaggaggtccCTTTTTCACTACGTACAGTCAACCACAATTCCAATACTACGGGTACTAA
- the LOC115740806 gene encoding zinc finger protein CONSTANS-LIKE 4-like isoform X1 — protein sequence MSSSYDLYACDEELQFLSDPFFPFTDTDSHIDILQSISDTQNPLDESPDDHSLHQLSSSFLSSSPPCYQLGSLSLYQANQLQTVPNGSNMSNGAQILGGYEVKSEEPQLCNEAYPYLARSYSGPGNVAKYLQRNYSSNSVDGSSVLFHRPLFDAAVESPDFQSHQALSSPEHCLLGGQIRRACSTGDLQQSTGTPQSTPRSFSSPLATESSFTEEANAKVGRYSAEERKERILKYRAKRTQRNFNKTIKYACRKTLADNRPRIRGRFARNDETGYVHKVASSARDDDDEEFWMALHEEEQQGGRGGPFFTTYSQPQFQYYGY from the exons ATGTCATCCTCATATGATCTCTATGCCTGTGATGAAGAGTTGCAGTTCCTGTCTGACCCATTCTTCCCTTTCACTGACACTGACTCACACATTGACatcctccagtccatctcagACACCCAAAACCCACTTGATGAGTCTCCTGATGACCATTCTCTTCACCAACTCTCCAGCTCTTTCCTCTCATCTTCACCTCCATGTTACCAGCTCGGAAGCTTGAGCCTTTATCAGGCAAACCAGCTTCAAACGGTGCCAAATGGTTCGAATATGTCCAATGGTGCTCAGATTCTTGGCGGTTATGAGGTCAAGAGTGAGGAACCCCAATTGTGTAATGAGGCTTACCCATATCTTGCTCGTAGTTATAGTGGGCCCGGGAATGTGGCCAAGTACTTGCAGAGGAACTATAGCAGCAACTCTGTGGATGGGAGTTCTGTCCTGTTTCATCGGCCTTTGTTCGATGCTGCCGTGGAGTCTCCGGATTTCCAGTCCCACCAGGCCTTGAGCTCGCCTGAGCATTGCCTGTTGGGTGGTCAAATCAGGAGGGCGTGCAGCACAGGAGACTTGCAG CAGAGCACTGGAACACCCCAATCCACACCACGATCCTTCTCGAGCCCTCTGGCCACAGAGAGCTCCTTCACTGAGGAAGCAAATGCCAAAGTTGGACGTTACAGTgcagaagaaaggaaggagaggatCCTCAAGTACAGAGCCAAACGCACCCAGAGAAACTTCAACAAGACGATCAAG TACGCATGCCGCAAGACGCTAGCCGACAACAGACCGCGCATACGTGGCAGATTCGCACGTAACGACGAAACCGGCTATGTTCACAAGGTTGCGTCCTCTGCTAGAGATGACGACGACGAGGAGTTCTGG ATGGCTTTGCATGAGGAGGAACAacaaggaggaagaggaggtccCTTTTTCACTACGTACAGTCAACCACAATTCCAATACTACGGGTACTAA
- the LOC115740849 gene encoding brassinosteroid-responsive RING protein 1 produces the protein MGFPVCYSELLLPKLLLDTLSIFTALRRLISALLRLAGLSGFLDPEARDHPASSRAAAPEPPPPSVSAVLMREILPVVRFSDLVDPPESCAVCLYDFDGADEIRRLANCSHVFHRSCLDRWMGYDQMTCPLCRTTLVPDDAVGAINERLWAASFVPEFHGFEEYAHITGL, from the coding sequence GGTTTTCCGGTGTGCTACAGCGAGCTGCTCCTCCCGAAGCTCCTCCTCGACACGCTCTCCATCTTCACCGCCCTCCGGAGGCTCATCTCCGCCCTCCTCCGCCTCGCGGGCCTCTCCGGCTTCCTCGACCCGGAGGCCCGCGACCACCCGGCGTCGTCCCGGGCCGCCGCGCCCGAGCCCCCGCCGCCCTCCGTGTCGGCGGTCCTGATGCGGGAGATCCTGCCGGTGGTCAGGTTCTCGGACCTGGTCGACCCCCCGGAGAGCTGCGCCGTCTGCCTGTACGACTTCGACGGGGCGGACGAGATCCGGCGCCTCGCCAACTGCAGCCACGTCTTCCACCGGAGCTGCCTGGACCGCTGGATGGGGTACGACCAGATGACGTGCCCGCTCTGCAGGACCACGCTCGTGCCCGACGACGCGGTCGGCGCCATCAACGAGCGGCTCTGGGCGGCCTCGTTCGTCCCGGAGTTCCACGGATTCGAAGAGTACGCTCACATCACTGGCTTATAG